The DNA region ACAAACTATTTTGATCGTCATAAGAATGGTTTATTCTTCGGGTTTTCGGAGAGTAAACCATTTAGAGAATACCACGGTCATGTTAATCATGTAACGATAAATAGTCTTTAGTCGGAAGTCTTAAGTTCCAAGTCAAAAAAAATGAACTTAACTTTTCACTTAAGACTTAGTACTATTAACTTAACGCTGCCTATGAAATTATTACGTTATTCTGTTTTCCTGATAGTTATTGCTGCAAATGCCGTAAACGGGCAAACTAAGCTTCACTGGGCAAAAAAAGTTGGGGCCAGGCACGTTCCGCAAAAAACAATAGTTTGGTATGTAAATGATAATGGCGCGGCCAATGATGGTAGTACCTTAAACACGGTCGCCATACAAAAAACTATTGATCGATGTTCGGTTAAGGGCGGAGGGATAGTTTCATTTAAACCCGGTAAATATTTAACAGGTTCCATTTTTTTGAAGAATAATGTTTGCCTGAATATTGATGATGGAGTAGAGCTGTTGGGTAGCCAGGATCTAAAAGATTACCCGGAGATTGATACCCGCGTTGCTGGTATCGAAATGAAGTGGCCTGCCGCTTTGATCAATATAGCCGGGCAAACCAAGGTGGCAATTACCGGGAAAGGATTGGTAAACGCACAGGGTAAGCCATTTTGGGATCTCTACCGGAAAATGCGGGCCGAATATGATCCTAAAGGTTTACGCTGGATAGTTGACTATGATGCCCAACGTCCCCGCACGTTGCTGGTTTCCAATTCGGCAGATGTTACCATCAAAAATATTACGCTGCAACAGGCTGGGTTCTGGACTGTGCAGCTGCTTTACTCAGATCATGTTACTGTTGATGGTATTACTATCCGCAACAATGTTGACGGCCATGGGCCCTCGACCGATGGCATAGATATAGATTCATCAAGCTGGATCCTGGTGCAAAACTGCGATATTGATTGTAATGACGATGATTTTTGTCTTAAAGCCGGTAGGGATTGGGACGGCTTGCGGGTAAACAAACCAACCGAATATGTGGTGATCCGCAAATGTGTATCAAGGGCGGGTGCAGGATTGCTTACCTGCGGCAGCGAAACTTCGGGCGGGATCAGGCATGTGCTTGCTACTGACCTGACAGGTAACGGAACCAGTAATGGGTTAAACATTAAATCTGCCATTACGCGCGGCGGCACGGTTGAGGATATACACTTTACCAACATAACCATGAATGGCGTGGGCACGGCCTTTCAAATCACCATGAACTGGAATCCAAGTTACAGCTATTCTAAATTACCCGATGGTTACAATGAAGCAACCCTGCCCGATCATTGGAAAAAGATCCTGCATAGAGTGGAACCAGCCGAAAAAGGGATCCCGCATTTTAAGGATGTATATATTTCAAATATTAAAGTTACGGGTGCTAAAAAGGCCATTAATGCCATCGGACTTAAAGGATCGGCCATGCAAAATTTTCATTTTGATGGGGTTAATATTGCGTCGGGCACCGCGGGAGATGTGCAGTTTGCAAAAGGATGGGAGTGGAAAAATTCACAGATCACTACTCAGGATAACACAAAACTTAATTTAAATGATGCCGGGGTTGGTCAATAATAAATACAAGCTTTTAAAACGAGTCCTTATTTGCGTGGGCGCAGCTTTGGGAATGCTTTTTTGTGCCTGGTCAGTTCCCCGGATACAAAAGAGTAGCAATGTTATTTCACTGGCAGGCCAATGGCAATTTCAAATAGATCCGGCTGATAAGGGGATTGAAGGGAGATGGTTCCTGAGATCCTTTACGGACACCATTCACTTGCCGGGTTCTATGACCCAAAACTTAAAAGGGGATGATATAACACTTAAAACAAAATGGACAGGCAGCATCTACGATAGTTCGTGGTTTTATAACCCACGTTTGGCAAAGTACCGGGTGCCTGGCAACCTCAAAATACCTTTCTGGCTTACGCCGTCCAAGCATTATACAGGGGCCGCATGGTATAAAAAGGAAGTAATTATTCCTGCGGATTGGAAAAATAAACATCTGGTGCTTTTCCTCGAACGGGCTCATACCGAAACCAGGTTATGGGTTGATGGTACTGAAATTGGCATGCAAAACAGCCTGGTGGCACCGCATCAATATGATCTTGGAGATCAGTTATCACCCGGAAAACATGAAATTACATTATGTATTGATAATCGTATTAAATCCATCAATGTAGGTCCCGATTCTCATAGTATAACAGATCATACGCAGGGCAACTGGAACGGGGTAATAGGTAAAATAGAGTTGAAGGCCGGAAGCCGGACCTGGCTGGATGACATTCAGATTTACCCTGATCTGAAACAAAAAACAGCCCATATCAAAGTACGGATAAAAACTGAAAAGGGAACTGCAAATGGTAACATCTCACTTTCGGCCAAAGCAATTAATACTCCGGTATCGCAACTTATACCAGCTGTAAATAAACCTGTTAATGTCAAAGATAGTGTGGCTGAATTGACCATCGATTTGCCAATGGGCGCTAAAATGGAAACATGGGATGAGTTTAATCCGGTTTTATACCGACTTACAGCAACGCTGCATACTGCGGATGGATCAACAGATATTAGGCAGGTGGATTTTGGCATGCACGAGTTTAAAGCCGATGGAAAAACATTTACCATAAACGGTAAAACTGTTTTTCTGCGCGGTACGGTTAATAACTGTGAGTTCCCGCTTACAGGTTACCCACCCACTACTGAAGCGGAATGGGACAGGATCTTTAAAATTTGCAGGGAGCATGGGCTTAATCACATGCGTTTCCACTCCTGGTGCCCGCCGGAGGCTGCATTTGCAGCAGCCGATAAAGCCGGCTTCTATTTACATGTTGAAGGGCCTTCGTGGGCAAATCACGGCAGCGGTTTAGGTCTGGGGCGGCCTATCGACCAATATATTTATGACGAAACAAACCGTATGGTTAAATGGTACGGTAATCATCCGTCATTTTGTATGATGGCCTATGGCAATGAACCCAGCGGCAAACAGGTAGAATACCTTACCAAATTTGTTGATTATTGGAAGGCTAAAGACCCGCGCAGGCTGTATACCGGAGCAGCGGTAGGGGGTAGCTGGCCGGTAATCCTCAATAACGAATATATGGCCCGTGCGGGTGCGCGTGGTTTGGCCTGGAACCAGCGGCCCGAGAGTAACTCTGATTACAGCAAACAGATAGCCCAGTTTAATGTGCCCTTTGTAGCCCATGAAATGGGGCAGTATTGCGCCTTCCCCGATTTTAAAGAAATCAAAAAGTATACGGGAATCTATAAAGCCAAAAACTTTGAACTTTTTCAGGAAGACCTTAAAGATCATGGCATGGCCGATGAGGCCGAAAAGTTCCTGACGGCTTCGGGTAAATTACAGGCTTTATGCTACAAACATGAAATTGAAAAAGCCATGCGTACACCCGGATATTCAGGCTTTCAGTTGCTTTCGTTAAATGACTATCCGGGGCAGGGTACTGCCCTGGTTGGTGTACTCAATGCCTTTTGGGATAGTAAGGACTATATAACAGCAAAGCAGTTTGCACGGTTTTGCAATGCAACAGTGCCGCTTATCCGTACCGAAAAGTTTGTTTATCAAAACAACGAAACGTTAAAGGCGCAGGTTGAGCTATTTAACTATAGTAAGCCTATCACAACTGCGCTGAACTGGAAACTAACCGATGCGCAACATAAGGTGATCAGCGAGGGTGTGCTGGAGAAAAAAAGCTATATAATGGGCAACTGCCAGCAGGCAGGGATGATCAATTTGCCTTTATCAAAAATAAAATCGCCGGTAAAACTGACCCTTGAAGTATCCGTACCCAACACTCAATATGTAAACGATTGGGACTTTTGGGTGTATCCGGCAACATTACCTGCTGTAAAAACCGATGTGTATTATACTACTTCGCTGGATGATAAGGCCAGAGAGGTACTTAACCGGGGCGGCAAGGTATTTCTGAATGCCGCGGGCAACGTTATCAAAGGCAAGGAAATTATACAATCGTTCACGCCGGTTTTCTGGAACACTTCGTGGTTTAAAATGCGCCCTCCGCATACGCTTGGTTTTGTGTGCGATCCTAAGCATCCTGCGTTTAATGATTTCCCGACATCATCCTATAGTGAAATACAATGGTGGGATATCCTCTCGAATGCGCAGGTCATGCACCTGGAAGATTTTCCGGCGACATTCCGTCCGGTTATTCAGCCTATTGATACCTGGTTCATGAACCGCCGTTTAGCCTTATTATTTGAAGCAAAGGTAAGTAAGGGGAGTCTGATGGTGAGCAGTGCCGATCTTTTGCCAACAACCGGCGAAGACAGGCCGGCGGCAAAGCAATTATATTACAGCATTTTAAAATATATGTCGTCACCGCAGTTTAAACCTGCTGACAGCATTTCGATGGAAACTGTTGATGATCTTTTCAAAACTGCTTCAAAAGAGGTGTTTGTGTCCTATACTAACGGCGCACCGGACGAACTGAAGCCTAAAAACACAAAAAAATAATATGAAAGTATTGAAACCGGTTTTAGCTTTATTAATAATAGCCTTTGTGGGCCTGGCTTTTATCAATCAGCAAAAGCCAACCATTTATTTGATTGGCGATTCCACTACGCATAATAACGATAAGGAAACCTGGGGCTGGGGGAGCATTATCCCATACTATTTCGATCTGTCGAAGATCAATATTGAAAACCATGCCATGGCCGGTCGCAGTACACGCACTTTTATCAAAGAAGGCCGGTGGAACAAGGTTGATTCGCTTTTAAAGCCGGGCGATTATGTGATGATGGTATTCGGCCATAATGAAGGCAGTAAACCCGATACTACCAAAGCCGGGTATCGTGGGGTATTAAAAGGCACCGGTAACGAAACGGTAGAGCTTACCTGGCCTAACGGTACTAAAGAAACTGTACATACCTATGGCTGGTATCTTCACAAATTTATCAGGGATACCAAAGCTAAAGGTGCAACGCCTATAGTACTGTCTATGATCCCTCGTAATGAGTTTCGTGATGGCAAAGTTATTCGCGCTGATAATGATTATGGCAAATGGGCACAGGAAGTGGCACAGCAGGAAGGCGTCATCTTCATTGATATGAACCGTATCACAGCCGATAAATATGATCAATGGGGCGCTGATTCCGTTAAGAAATTCTTCCCCGGAGATCATACACACACTAACAAAATGGGAGCTACTGTAAATGCTGAATCAGTAGTTGCTGGCATCAGGGCCAATCCTGCAAATCCTCTGAATAAATATCTTAAAAACTAAATTTTAGGCTGTGATGAAAAATATGATCCGTACAAATGCCGGCTTAAGCTTATTGCTCTTCTTGGCTCTGCTGTTATCTTCTTTTATGCTGATGAAACCCTCGGATAAGCCAACCTTTTACCTGATAGGCGATTCAACTGTAAAAAATGGTAAGGGCAAGGGCGATGGTGGTTTATGGGGATGGGGAAATTACATTGCCCCTTATTTTGATACAACAAAAATAGCCGTCGAAAATGATGCGCTTGGTGGCACCAGCAGTCGCACTTTCCAAACCATAGGCTTGTGGGATAAGGTGTTGGCTAAAGTCAAACCTGGTGATTTTGTGATCATGCAGTTTGGCCACAATGATAGCGGCGCGCTTGACGATACAGCCCGGGCCCGGGGAACCATCAAAGGTATTGGCGACGAACAGCAGGAAATATACAACCCGATACGGAAAGTAAAAGAGGTGGTACATACCTACGGCTGGTATATGCGCAAGTTTATTGCTGATATTAAAGCGAAGGGGGCAACTCCGATCATCTGCTCGCCGATACCCCGTAATATATGGAAAGATGGTAAGTCTGCTGGACGTAACAATGAAAACAGCTATGGGCAGTGGGCGCGTGAGCTGGGCGAACAAACCGGGGCTTTTTTCATCGACCTAAACAAACTAATTGCCGATGATTATGACCAGGAGGGCGAAGCAAAAGTTAAATCAACTTACTTCGGTACTGATGCCACACATACGCTTGAGCCGGGTGCGCAGCTAAATGCCAAATTGGTTATTCAGGGTATCCGATCGTTCAATCAGCTGGCGCTCAATAAATATTTAAAGTAACAGGTTCTGTAAATGATTGTGTCCGGATGATGAAAAGAAGAGATTTTATTGAACAGTTAAGCGTGGCTTCGGCAATGGCGTTATTGCCGGGTTTGGCTTTTGGTAATTCAAATGATCATGTTTCGGCATTCGCTAAAAAACTGAAGCCTGTTGGCCGCGCGCTGGAAATGGAGGGTTATTACGTTTGGTGCAATAGTCCTATTGAGGGCCCCGATGGCAGGATCCACGTGTTTTTTTCGAGATGGATCGCCTCCAAAAAAATGGGTGGATGGATCAACGGATCTGAAATATGCCATGCTGTGGCAGATACGCCAGAAGGTGAGTTTAAGTTTTTAGAAACAATCCTCGCCCCGCGCGGTCCCGGTTATTGGGATGCTACTACCTGTCATAATCCGTCAATAAAACAGGTCGATGGTAAATATTGCCTGTTTTTTATGGGTAATTCAAATGGCAAAACCAATACAAAACGGATAGGTTTGGCCATAGCCGATTCACTTGATGGACCCTGGACGCGCCCGGATGAACCATTGCTTTTGCCCGGCCCGGAAGGGGCATGGGACGATCATTGTACTACCAACCCGGCATTTGTTAAACATCCCAACGGGCAATACTGGCTGTTTTATAAATCATGGAACACCAAAGAATATGAAACATCAACCGACCCGCTGGTAAAGGGGAACCGTAAATATGGTTTGGCTATTGCCGATAAGCTGGAAGGCCCTTATATCAAGTATGATGGCAACCCGGTTATAGATTTTTCAGGACGAGGCAATAATGCCCAGTTGGAGGATGCTTTTGTTTGGCTTGACAGAGGTCGCTTTAAAATGCTTGCCCGGGACATGGGGGTATTTAATCACCAGTATGGTTTATACATGGAATCAAAAACCGGTAAAAAATGGAGCGAACCGGAGATTGGCTATTTTAATGCTGAATATTATCATATTAATCAGCCGCCACCACCGAAATACCTTAACAAGTACGGCCGGTTTGAAAGGCCCCAGCTTTTATTTAAAAATGGTAAACCAACTTACATGTTTACTACCTCGCAGGGTGGTAAATACATGACAGCATCGCCATTTATATTTAAAATAGAATCATAGTACTCTCAATATGAAAAAAATACTGCCCGTATATTTTGCATTATTTGCTGTTGTTTGGCCGGTTTTATTGAGGGCGCAAAATAAAATAGACCGTAAGGCTTTGGTGCAAAGGCACAATGTAATAAATAATAGTACCGACACGCTATCGTCTCTGTCCGTTGGCAACGGTCGTTTTGCTTTTACGGTAGACGCTACAGGCCTGCAAACCTTTCCTGAACATTATGATAAAGGCATTCCTTTAGGCACACAATCTGAATGGGGCTGGCACAGCTTTAAAGATACTGCAGGCTACAAGTTTGACGAAACATTAAAAACCTATATGCTCAATGGCCGCAACGTAAGCTACTCGGTACAATGGAACCAGCCCGGCCGTAACAGGAATGCTGCTAACTGGTTTAGGGAAAATGTACATCGCCTGCAATTGGGCAATCTTGGCTTTGTGTTATTGCATAAGGACGGAAGCGAGGCGCAGATAACCGAGATCCAAAATATCCGGCAGGAACTTGATTTATGGACGGGCGCTATTAGCAGCTCTTTTACATTTGATGGTGAGGCCGTAAAAGTTCAAACCTACGCGCACCAGGATCAGGACCTGGTAGTGGTGAAAGTCCAATCGCCATTGTTAGCGCAGGGCAGGCTTAAAGTAAGGCTGCGTTTTCCTTTCCCCACCAATCAGTTTGCCGATTATGGCGACAATTGGAAAAATCCGCAAAAGCATTATTCGGCAATTGTTAGTTCCGGGGTTAGGCAGGCAACTATTATTCACCGCCTGGATACCAGCCAATATTTTGTACGCCTCGCCTGGGATGGAGCAGCCTCGGTTAAAAATACCGCTGTTCACCAGTTTGTGTTATCACCACAGGGCAAAACCGGTGAATTAACATTTACCTGTTTGTTTACCTCCAAGAAAACCACAACGCTTTTACCCAGTTTTGCCCAAACGCAAACAAACAGCATACAGCAATGGAAGGCATTTTGGCAAAGCGGCGGTGCGGTTGATTTTAGTGGTAGTACCGATCCCCGGGCAAAAGAACTGGAACGCAGGGTAATACTGTCTCAATATCTTACCAAAATACAATGTTCCGGTCATCAGCCCCCACAGGAAACGGGCTTAACTTACAACAGCTGGTATGGTAAACCGCACCTCGAGATGCATTGGTGGCATGGGATTCATTTTGCATTATGGGGAAGGGAGCAACTGCTCGAAAACAGTTTGGGTTGGTACCAGCACGTAAAAGCTAATGCCAGGACTATCGCCAAAAGACAAGGATATGATGGCATCCGCTGGCAAAAAATGACCGACCCTGATGGCAATGAAAGCCCATCATCGGTAGGGGCATTCCTGATCTGGCAGCAGCCGCACTTTATTTATTTTGCTGAGCTGGACTATCGCGCCCATCCGAATAAGGAAACCCTCAATAAGTATAAAGACCTTGTACTGGCCGATGCCGATTTTATGGCTTCATTCGCAACTTATGATAAGGAGCATGACCGGTATAATTTAGGCAAAGGCATTATCCTGGCACAGGAACGTTATAAGCCCGAAGAAACATATAATCCAACCTATGAGCTGCAATACTGGCGCTGGGCTATAAATACTGCCCAGCTATGGCGCAAACGGATGGGCTTGCAGCCGGATAAAAAGTATGCACAAATCCTGGATAAATTAGCTCGACTGCCTCAAAAGGATGGCGTTTACCTTGCTACCGAAAGCTCGCCCGATGCCTATACAAACCCGAAATTAAAAACAGATCATCCGGCGGTTTTAGCAGCCTATGGGATGCTGCCCTATAATGATAAACTGGATACCACGGTAATGAAGAAAACCTTTAACCTGGTTTGGGATGTATGGGATTGGAAGGATACCTGGGGCTGGGACTTCCCGATGACCGCCATGACTGCCGCCCGCTTAAATATGCCCGAAAAGGCCATCGATGCTTTATTTATGCCCATAAAAACCAATACTTATTTAGCAAATGGTCACAATTACCAGGACGGACGGCTGCGCATGTACCTGCCGGGTAACGGCGGTTTGCTGGCCGCAGTAGCCATGATGTGTGCGGGTTGGGACGGCTCAACCACTGTAAATCCAGGTTTTCCTAAAAATGGGAAATGGAAAGTAAGGTGGGAAGGCCTAAAAAAAATGCCATAATGGGGATATATGTTTTATGAACCTGATCTAATAAAAAGCTACAATATGAATAAAGTATTTATCAAGATAAAAACGGTATTGTGTATCGGTGCCATTACAATAGCAAGCAGTGTGAATGCCCAGCAACCAGTAAAAAGTAAGGTGTTGGCAGATATGGCCCTGGCTAACAATTATTTTATGCAGAAATGGCCCGATCCGGGAGCTTCTGTTACCGTAAAAGGTACTACCCGCACCAGTAATTTATGGACAAGGGCTGTTTATTACGAAGGGTTGATGGCGATGTATAAAATTGATCCTCAAAAAAAGTATTATGATTATGCGGTTGACTGGGGCGAAAAACATCAATGGAGTCCCCGTGGCGCTGTTGATACCCGCAATGCCGACAATCAATGCTGCGGGCAAACCTATATCGATCTTTACCTGATAGATAAAAAGCCCGAACGGATTGAAAAAATAAAGCAAAGCATCGACCTGATGGTAAACAGTGAAAAAAAGGATGACTGGAACTGGATAGACGCGCTGCAAATGGCCATGCCGGTATATGCCAGGCTGGGTGAAATATATAATGACAATAAGTATTATGAAAAGATGTTCGAGATCTACAATTACTCAAAAACCGTTCACGGTGGTAAAGGATTGTATAACACGGCCGATCATCTTTGGTGGCGCGATAAAGATTTTGTACCACCTTACAAAGAACCTAACGGAGCAGATTGCTACTGGTCGCGCGGGAATGGTTGGGTAGTGGCTGCCATGCTGCGGGTGTTGGAAGTTATGCCAAAAAATGCCCCCCATCGCGACGAGTATTTATCGGTATACAAAGAAATGATTGAGGCTTTGGTGCCGCTGCAGCGCGCGGATGGTTACTGGAACGTGAGCTTAAAAGATTCGACCAATTTTGGCGGGAAGGAATTGTCCGGTACAGCCTTGTTTACTTACGGTATGGCCTGGGGCGTAAATCATGGTATCCTGAAAAAGAAAACCTATTTGCCAATTATTATCAAAGCATGGAACGCCATGGCAAAAGAGTGCTTACATCCCGATGGTATGCTCGGTTTTGTGCAAGGGACAGGCAAGGAACCCAAAGATGGCCAGCCTGTTGGCTATAACAATGTACCCGATTTTGAAGATTATGGTTTGGGCTGTTTCCTGCTGGCGGGCAGCGAAGTTTATAAACTGAGTAAATAATGAGGAAGATCTCCCTGTTTTTAGCTTTTATCCTATTAGTTGTAGTAGGCGCTTTTGCCCAAACGGGTATCGGCAGTAATAAGTCCGGCTATCAAAAGCAAGGCAATACCTTATATTTTAATAATGCCAATGGTGATGTTAAAATTGAATTTTGCTCAGCATCCATGTTCCGCGTAAGGGCCAGCTGGAGCCGTAAATTTGCACCTGATGAGCATTTAATGCAGGAGAATTATAATTGGCCTGCTGTTGATTATAAAATAACTGATGCTAAATCGGCATACGTAATCCAAACATCGGCCTTGATTATCACGGTACTTAAATCACCATTTATTATTAATGTAGCTGATAGCAAAGGCGTGACGTTATCGTCGGAGTATGTGCCTGATAGTAAACAGAATGGAGGTTTACATCACATAGGCGATACCGTGATGTGTACTAAAGATTTGTTGCCTGATGAGCATTTTTTTGGCTTTGGCGAGCGTATGGATTTTACCGACCAGCGTAACAAATTGGTAAAGCTGAACGTGGGCCGGGGAAAAAACAAAAATAACTTGCTTGGCGCCTATAACATTAACGAAGCTAACTATTGCCCGGTGCCATTTTTTATGAGCACTAAGGGATACGGCATCTACTTGCACAATTCATCGGCTACGGAATGGGATATGGGTAGCAAAACGGATGATGAGTACAGCTTTAAGGCAAATGATGGCGAATTGGATTACTACTTTATCTACGGTCCAACATTCCCGGCTATTTTGAATAGTTATTTAACCATTACAGGTAAATCTCCTTTGTTGCCAAGATTTGCTTTCGGTTTACACATAGGCACTTATAGCGGCGGTACCTGGGGGCATGAGGAACTTACTTCGGACAGGTATGTGATAGAACTGGCTCGTAAAATGCGCGAGATGGGCATCCCGGTTGATATTCTTTTTCTTGATTCTACCTGGCGCTTGTTTGGTAAAAATGGGGGCAAGGGCGCTACAACCTTTGAATGGCGCGAAACATTTAGAAATCCCAAAGCCATGTTTGATAGCCTGTATGCCATGAACTTTAAAATGGTG from Mucilaginibacter sp. SJ includes:
- a CDS encoding exo-beta-1,4-galactosidase, which translates into the protein MPGLVNNKYKLLKRVLICVGAALGMLFCAWSVPRIQKSSNVISLAGQWQFQIDPADKGIEGRWFLRSFTDTIHLPGSMTQNLKGDDITLKTKWTGSIYDSSWFYNPRLAKYRVPGNLKIPFWLTPSKHYTGAAWYKKEVIIPADWKNKHLVLFLERAHTETRLWVDGTEIGMQNSLVAPHQYDLGDQLSPGKHEITLCIDNRIKSINVGPDSHSITDHTQGNWNGVIGKIELKAGSRTWLDDIQIYPDLKQKTAHIKVRIKTEKGTANGNISLSAKAINTPVSQLIPAVNKPVNVKDSVAELTIDLPMGAKMETWDEFNPVLYRLTATLHTADGSTDIRQVDFGMHEFKADGKTFTINGKTVFLRGTVNNCEFPLTGYPPTTEAEWDRIFKICREHGLNHMRFHSWCPPEAAFAAADKAGFYLHVEGPSWANHGSGLGLGRPIDQYIYDETNRMVKWYGNHPSFCMMAYGNEPSGKQVEYLTKFVDYWKAKDPRRLYTGAAVGGSWPVILNNEYMARAGARGLAWNQRPESNSDYSKQIAQFNVPFVAHEMGQYCAFPDFKEIKKYTGIYKAKNFELFQEDLKDHGMADEAEKFLTASGKLQALCYKHEIEKAMRTPGYSGFQLLSLNDYPGQGTALVGVLNAFWDSKDYITAKQFARFCNATVPLIRTEKFVYQNNETLKAQVELFNYSKPITTALNWKLTDAQHKVISEGVLEKKSYIMGNCQQAGMINLPLSKIKSPVKLTLEVSVPNTQYVNDWDFWVYPATLPAVKTDVYYTTSLDDKAREVLNRGGKVFLNAAGNVIKGKEIIQSFTPVFWNTSWFKMRPPHTLGFVCDPKHPAFNDFPTSSYSEIQWWDILSNAQVMHLEDFPATFRPVIQPIDTWFMNRRLALLFEAKVSKGSLMVSSADLLPTTGEDRPAAKQLYYSILKYMSSPQFKPADSISMETVDDLFKTASKEVFVSYTNGAPDELKPKNTKK
- a CDS encoding glycoside hydrolase family 28 protein, yielding MKLLRYSVFLIVIAANAVNGQTKLHWAKKVGARHVPQKTIVWYVNDNGAANDGSTLNTVAIQKTIDRCSVKGGGIVSFKPGKYLTGSIFLKNNVCLNIDDGVELLGSQDLKDYPEIDTRVAGIEMKWPAALINIAGQTKVAITGKGLVNAQGKPFWDLYRKMRAEYDPKGLRWIVDYDAQRPRTLLVSNSADVTIKNITLQQAGFWTVQLLYSDHVTVDGITIRNNVDGHGPSTDGIDIDSSSWILVQNCDIDCNDDDFCLKAGRDWDGLRVNKPTEYVVIRKCVSRAGAGLLTCGSETSGGIRHVLATDLTGNGTSNGLNIKSAITRGGTVEDIHFTNITMNGVGTAFQITMNWNPSYSYSKLPDGYNEATLPDHWKKILHRVEPAEKGIPHFKDVYISNIKVTGAKKAINAIGLKGSAMQNFHFDGVNIASGTAGDVQFAKGWEWKNSQITTQDNTKLNLNDAGVGQ
- a CDS encoding glycoside hydrolase family protein — protein: MMKRRDFIEQLSVASAMALLPGLAFGNSNDHVSAFAKKLKPVGRALEMEGYYVWCNSPIEGPDGRIHVFFSRWIASKKMGGWINGSEICHAVADTPEGEFKFLETILAPRGPGYWDATTCHNPSIKQVDGKYCLFFMGNSNGKTNTKRIGLAIADSLDGPWTRPDEPLLLPGPEGAWDDHCTTNPAFVKHPNGQYWLFYKSWNTKEYETSTDPLVKGNRKYGLAIADKLEGPYIKYDGNPVIDFSGRGNNAQLEDAFVWLDRGRFKMLARDMGVFNHQYGLYMESKTGKKWSEPEIGYFNAEYYHINQPPPPKYLNKYGRFERPQLLFKNGKPTYMFTTSQGGKYMTASPFIFKIES
- a CDS encoding glycoside hydrolase family 88/105 protein, whose translation is MNKVFIKIKTVLCIGAITIASSVNAQQPVKSKVLADMALANNYFMQKWPDPGASVTVKGTTRTSNLWTRAVYYEGLMAMYKIDPQKKYYDYAVDWGEKHQWSPRGAVDTRNADNQCCGQTYIDLYLIDKKPERIEKIKQSIDLMVNSEKKDDWNWIDALQMAMPVYARLGEIYNDNKYYEKMFEIYNYSKTVHGGKGLYNTADHLWWRDKDFVPPYKEPNGADCYWSRGNGWVVAAMLRVLEVMPKNAPHRDEYLSVYKEMIEALVPLQRADGYWNVSLKDSTNFGGKELSGTALFTYGMAWGVNHGILKKKTYLPIIIKAWNAMAKECLHPDGMLGFVQGTGKEPKDGQPVGYNNVPDFEDYGLGCFLLAGSEVYKLSK
- a CDS encoding rhamnogalacturonan acetylesterase — its product is MKNMIRTNAGLSLLLFLALLLSSFMLMKPSDKPTFYLIGDSTVKNGKGKGDGGLWGWGNYIAPYFDTTKIAVENDALGGTSSRTFQTIGLWDKVLAKVKPGDFVIMQFGHNDSGALDDTARARGTIKGIGDEQQEIYNPIRKVKEVVHTYGWYMRKFIADIKAKGATPIICSPIPRNIWKDGKSAGRNNENSYGQWARELGEQTGAFFIDLNKLIADDYDQEGEAKVKSTYFGTDATHTLEPGAQLNAKLVIQGIRSFNQLALNKYLK
- a CDS encoding rhamnogalacturonan acetylesterase, with product MKVLKPVLALLIIAFVGLAFINQQKPTIYLIGDSTTHNNDKETWGWGSIIPYYFDLSKINIENHAMAGRSTRTFIKEGRWNKVDSLLKPGDYVMMVFGHNEGSKPDTTKAGYRGVLKGTGNETVELTWPNGTKETVHTYGWYLHKFIRDTKAKGATPIVLSMIPRNEFRDGKVIRADNDYGKWAQEVAQQEGVIFIDMNRITADKYDQWGADSVKKFFPGDHTHTNKMGATVNAESVVAGIRANPANPLNKYLKN